TAGCCTTGTCAACTAATAGTTCCTTTTACAAACAGAAAATACGTCTTATAACGTGAATAGAAAAACAAACATGACAATTAAGTTTCAGAAaagctgaaaaaattaaaaaaaatcttgtaaaaagaattgtaaaaatttgcctcagtcaatgtgttaagaggtctaacagtataataaattacaacataattGAATAGCCTACATTTTTtggatattacatatttttttataaatgccaGTTGTTCTAGGAATGTATtgtgaattaataattttgtgtgtgtgctATCACATTTTTGATaacatgattaattttgttttggtgTGATTATATTGTCGAAGAAAGTTTCATTAGAGTAGATGTTTAATTGTAACATCACTTGGAGTAATCAATAggttacttaataatttacttttgattgttttattcAGAAAACTTTTCTGATAGACATTGgtttactttaaacttttaataattaaaatgactACAATTTAATCTCGTAACATGtagtcaaaataatttttaggaATGTGATTGTAAGACTAATAGGTTTTTCTTATGGTCTAGGTGATTGTGAGACAATGGTGTGCAATTGGTCTCCAGATCCTCCAAGAGATATAGATGACCATATGTTCGTGCCCTCACAAGTGATGACTGTGGAGAGCGATGACAGCGACGAGGAGACATTAGGAAACGCTCCCCCGGGATATGAGCTGCTGCCGCAGGGTCCAGCTGTTGGATTGTCAAGTGAGGAGGTATGTGACCTTACATTGCTTCAGAATAGCCATTGCTTTGTAATTATTAAGGGCCACATGCTGAATTAAGCGTATTTATGTGTTGTAGTTCATCAGATTTGATACTGCACACTTGATCCTACAACTGGAAAATATCCAGTATTGggcattttagttttattctagAATGTAGTACCCAATATTGGGTATTTTAATGCGGCTTATATCTTTATGTTATAATGTCTTTAAGATGTGCTCAAGAAGTACCCGTATTGATACTAACTGAAATAGGGATGTTTAGTTTGTATCTAATACACTTTTGGATCATTTAGAGATTCTGTACATTTTGTAACTATTATTGTCTACTATACATGGTGTGAAAAGTCATCCGGTTCACTCATGTATTGTTATTCTATCAATCACatgttgttttttcttatttatgaGTATCATACAAGCAGCTTACACCAAAATAGCCCGATGACTTTTCAGATGGTTTTACCATATCACTGCTAACAACCAGCTATTTTCACTTAGACGTGGCTATGGTCATATACTGTGTGCAAAAcagataaatgaaataaaacatatgtatatttgtttatggtaacagCTGACGATGTGTGTTTATTGAAACAAATCAGTAATTTTCCGTATACATAAAATTGGTAACATTTTTTGCGTGTGGGGTACAGAGGTGTAATTTAGATGTAACAACCACTATTAGACTATTTTGGTGCGGTCTGCTCTActagtatttgtttgttttaatttgagcATGTGTTTTACTGCGCTGTTACTATTACTTATGGCAgtggtttgttatttttgtgatcCCTCTAATGATTAGCAAGCATGTGTAAATAGATTTATATGGTTTAATCCCTTGAGTCCCAAGAGCCGATGAGATCAGCCCGCAGGTAATTCAGAAAAGTGCTGAGAGTTGACTAGTTCAGCTTTTCGAATATTTGTTATTCTGTAACTAGATTTTTACATATAGCAATTTACTTAGtctcattttattcataataaatcaaataaaaatatataatctatttcGATTTGATTTATTACAGCTGGTAAAAGCTAGTTGCCAAATATGAGAGACAACTTTTATTCGAGTGCAGATTGTAAACATTTTGCACTAATATATAAGAAAAGTCAAAACATAGTTATACAGATACTTAATTTTTTGCAACTTGGTGTGTTTGTTAATATGTAGGCCTATGTAAGGAACAatcataaaatacatacaaatgaatgaaaatcataaaattacaaattttgtatttaaaaatgttaacctgttatattattcaaacaaatactaAGTTATAGGCTACTTCCTCCACTACATAATAAAAGGAAAATCTCATTGCTTATTTTTTCCTAAGATGAAGCAATGTCAACGAGCCAatctgtccttatctactatttgtcATTTAGCTATacaagtaggtaaatacatacataatcagaaatcagaaattagaaattctttattgataatctttaagattacaagtagcgtcaattaacaaaaagtttacatagttataaaatataaaagttcatgttTGTCTCTGTCAAGTTGTCAGTCTCCATAAGTAAAATTCCTCCACTGTGTAGATGGTTCTTTGCAAGAGCCAGTTCTTTATTGCAGTCTTCATGTTAATGTGATTGTTtccatttttcttaatttcttctggcagagcattaaaaagttttttcccggcataggttggttttttctcaaatacagCTGTTCTGTGAAGAGGTAGTGGAAAGTCTTGACCATGTCTTGTGTTATGTTCATGAAGATTACTATTTTGAGGAAAGTCTTTTGATAAGCAGTACAATATCGTTTCCAGAATATATAGAGAAGTCACTGTcagtatattcaattctttaaaagtagcTCTACAGCTTTCTCTAGGTCCTAGCTTCCCCATTAACcggattgctttcttctgaattttgagGACTTTTAGTAGGTTAAATTGAGTTGTGCCCCCCATACTACTATCCCGTAGGCTACCTAAGATGACTTTCAAATAGGGCATAGTATGCTATTTTGGTAGATTCAAGAGTGCTTGTTGCATGGGTCCTTCGCAAAGCATAGAGTGATGAATTTAGCTTCAGGCATAAGTTTTTAATGTGATTTGTCCAtgtcaatgtattatttagtgttattcttaAATAATTCATGTCCTCTGTTTCTTGAATACCAGGGATTTCggacacatagtttttattagttcctagagtgagttgtttagttttcaagctgtttaagaccagatcattgtatttgcaatattgttgGGCCATATTGAATGAGATGTAGGAGTTTATTTCTAGCTGTTCAACAACCTTCTGGGCTGAGAGTAGTACggtatcgtctgcgtacatgatggaatttgtgtagttttccaagaatattggcaggtcattggtgaataaaatatataacactggtCCTAagacggagccttggggaacccCTCGAGTCATAGGTAGTTTTTCAGATCTAACAGTACAGGTCTCTCCCATTCTTCTCTGTTTAACCTCTACAACTTGGTATCTTTCGTTCaaataactctcaaaccattttaaGGCTGACTTTTGGACGCCAAGAGTTTGTAGTTTGGCTAGGATGAGCTTATGGCCAAGACAGTCGAAAGCTTTGCTCAAGTCTAAAAAGATACTAGTGATGGTGTTGCCCTCTTCCAGGTTGTCTGTAATATATTCAACAAGGTCTATTATTGCAGTCGATGTAGATCTTTCttttctgaagccatgttgaTTATTGGAAAGGAGGTTATTTGTCTTGTAGGTGAGTGAGTAGTCTAGAAAGAGTGatcttctctattattttttatacagttggtAGTAGTGAAATGGGACGGTAGTTTGTTGCTTCATCTTTgtttccttgtttatatttagggtatactttggcctgttttaagttttttggaaaTATGCTCTGTATAAAGGATATGTTAGTGATGTGAAGGATTGGTTTCAGAAGTTCAGCTTCGCAGAATTTTATGATATTTGATGAAATCTCGTCCAAACCCGAGGAGGTTTTACTTTTCAATGAAcggattgtttgtttaatttctttggcTGTGGTTGGGGTCATTTCTGTCATTGTGGTATCTATATTGTAGCATGGACTATACAGTAAGTTGTCATTCGATATTTGGTGTTGTTTTAGCGTGTTTTCTGCTATATTTACAAAGAAGGTGTTAAGGTGGTCAGCGATTTTCTTTGGGTCCGTTTCTTTTATTCCGTCGATTGTTAAATGATTCAAGTCTGATGTTGATTGGTTCTTAGCAGCTCTTTCTCTGTTTATGAGTTCCCAGACtgcttttgttttgttattagcaTGATATTGTGGTCTGCATTAGCTTCCTTCCTAAGTCGCCTGAGTTTCAGATCATAGGCCTTCTTCTTCTGGTTTGCCTCAGATTTATCTTCAGTTCTTCCTGTGACATTAAACTTATCCTGCTCATTGATAAATTCCTTTTGTAATCTTAAGGTTTCTTCATCATAGACTGTGTTCTTTCTAGAGTGGCTTTGTTTCTTGGTCTTGAGTGGGCAGGCAAGATCTAATGCCCTTGTAAAGGTATTAAGGAAGTTATCGTAAGCGTCATCAATGTTGTTCGATTGCGTCACATTCTCCCAGGTTTCTGTGGCTAGGATAGATTTTAGGTAATTTAGGTTCCTCACGCATGTGTTTCTGTATGTTGAGAATGTtatattgtcaaatattttagGAAAGTCAGCTGTGCAATATTGGCCAGTATGATCTGATAAGCCAGTGTTACAGATTTCGACATTTAGTTTACTGGGTGGGAGGTCAGTGCATATAAAGTCAATAGAGGAGTTAGAGGCGGCTGTGACTCTCGTTGGTGGCAGGGCAAGTCTCTTTAGGTCATGTGAAGCCAGCAGTTCATCTAGTGCACCTTGTTCTCGGTTTCTGGTAAGGTTATCTATGTTGATGTCTCCAGTGATTATGATGTAAGAGTTGTGTCTTTTGATTTCAGTTAAGGTGTCGTCTATCACTTGGAGTGCAGTCTCAAGATTTGCATTCGGTGGTCTGTAATAGCCTAATATATGTATGtcctttttattactaatttttattttagttccagTTACCTCACATACCATTTCTATACTGTATTTTTCCAGGTTGAGAGTGGTGGTTTTGTTGGCTAACTTCTTGTGTCTATATATAGCAACTCCTCCCTTGATATGCTCTGTTCTGCCATATGCTCAAACAAAGTCATAATTACTGAGCCTCACATGATTGATGACATGCTGTTTTAGTCCGTGCTCAGTTAGGACCACTATGTCAGCAGGTTTAGTATGTAGTTGGTGTTCCAGTCTTTCGATTTTATTGCTTACTCTGTCtatgttttgatgaaaaactatgAGCTTCTCTGTTTTTGTGTTACTTAGACAGGTGCGTCGTGAGGTTGGCTTGTTTCTAAAAAATTGCTGGATGTGCTAGAGAAATTCGTAGAAGCTAAGGCAGATTCATTGTTAGTGCATGACAGATCACCACTATTACAAGCATACCCATAATGTTTTTTCATATGCTCCTTATAGAAGGCAATGTATTTTATGAAGAAGTCCTCATAGTTTTCATCGCTTCTTTTTGATATTGAATTAAGTGGTGGAGAATTGCTCAAATTCACCTTTCCATAAGGCTTAGTAGGTACTTGGAGCTTCAGTGAATTTGCTTTATCTGCAGCTTTGGCCACTTGAAGGGAGACACTAAACATGTTTACGTTTTTACCTCTGTTTTTCCGGGGtgtatgtaatttttgtttactggttcctgAGGTTGGGGGTAGGTTGCAATCTGTCAAAgtggtttgcagtttttgtttgcaggtttggctggttcTTGAAGTCGGGGGTAGGTTGCAATCTGTCAAAgtggtttgcagtttttgtttgcaggtttggctggttcctgaagtCAGGGGTAGGTTACAATCTGTCAGAgtggtttgcagtttttgtttgcaggtttggctggttcctgaagtCAAGGTTTGGATTGTCTCTGTCATCGGTAATGTCAGGGTGTTTTCTAGTTTTTCACTAAATGTTAGACTGGATCTTGAGGTCAAAGTATTAATAGCTATCTCCATTcgttcaagttttgtttttatgtcaGATATTTcaactttgaaaaaaattgagCTGTCTCTAGTTTCATGATTATCTTGACTAGAGGAGGAAGTTTGAGTCGTAGTGTGTTTCAAAATGCTTGTTTTTGAGACTTGGTTTTCAGTTTTCCTTTTAAGCattgaaacagttttttctaGTTCCGCTATCTTCTTAACATAACCATCAATGAGTAGACCGAGTTTTGAGTAATTTTCCTCATAAATAGTTTGTGCTTCTAAGTAAAGTTTCTTCTCTTTAGTGAGTTGACCTCCAATATCTGTATTAAGCTGTAACAGGTTTTCTATTTTGTCAATGTGTGCCTTTTCTAAGTTTTCCATTTCCTCAAATTTTTCCTCCATAATGCTAACTTTGGTTTTCAGCTTGAGTGTTtcctcttttaaaaacttgttttcttCTACTAGTGCTGATCCTATCTTGGCAGCCATTTCCAATTTCTCTTCTTGACTATCTGAGTTCTCTAAACAGTTATTTTCAATTAGACTATTTTGAAGTTCTTGAATGGTGTCAGAGCTGTTGAATGATATTGGACAAGCTAGCCTTTGATTGTTAGGATTGGGGTTAGATAGAGAAGAATTCAGGTTGTAATGATCAGGTCTTGGGAATTGGTCCATTGTTGCTTTACAGTTGTTACAGGTCCAAGAATTAATATCTGCTGGGGtcatttttttttagttgtctGTCAGAGATGTTGACACAACCCAGATGGAACCATAGCCTGCAAGTGGCTGTGCAGAAGATAGCAGAATATTTAACTCCAATACCACAACTGCCACACGGGTATTTAGATTTGCTTTTGTTGCTGTCCATTTAGTGGATTGGAAGTGGTTATTGgtatatcaatttatataagCGTTCTTGATTAAATGGCACATAAGTGTCGTGTCAGGAATAAGAGTAGTACAGCAGCTGGCTATGTTGCTGTAGGTCAGCGCTGACGATGCTGACACAGTGTCTGGGGTCAGTGGTCTAGTTACAGGTGGCCAAGCAGCTGTGTGCCATGCCAACGCTGTATGGTGTGGAATTTGTTGGATTGTGACTTGGCAGTGACGTCACTTTTTATGATCATACTTAACATAATACAACAGTTAACGagcgctcacatgatctgagTTTGAATTCAGTTACTATCTCGAGGGAAGCCTTTGTTTTTTTACCAGAAGTGCGGGATGGCAccaccgaagcccgcactgatggccaggggcatttacGATTGGTACTGTCCTGAACTCATACCACGTCCCAGATTGTCCAACTTTTCAGATATCAGATCACGTTGGTCAATCTGGCAtgtgatctgaggtcaggaaagtaccgatcagaaatgcccctggccatcagtgttgGCTTTGGTGGCACCACTCCGCAGTTCTGGCTAAAAAAAGAAAGCATGCCTCAATATAGTATACCCAAAGTCAAGCTCAAATCGCGTGAGTGCtagtaaaggttatctttaactttagtactactagtaatatattaaatggcAATCTAatttaaacctacttatatcacaTAATAACAAGTAgatagatagagacagagtggcctccttcagGCTGACATCACTTCCTCTTAGGAAAAAATAAGCAATGAAttgattttcctttttattatgtAAGGGAGAAAGTAGCctataacttgtaatatttgtttgaataataaaacatgtaaacatttttaatgctgaacaacattttttaagtaatagaacaaaaatatattttttaaatttttaaaaatttggaaagacaaaaattgtaattttatgatttaaatttatgtgtatgTCTTGTTCCTTACATAGGCCTACATATTAACAGTTCAAAGTTCAAGCCAACACAGTGAAATTCCTTCAACTTTATACGCATTGGTACAGTAAGTTATATAACATCTGAAGCCGCTCATTTACTGTATTGTGTGTAGGAAGAGGAGAGTGATTCAGAAACGAGTGGCAGTGTCGCAGTCACAGTCTCCAGTTCTAGACAACCCAGTGAAGTTCCTTCAACTTCAGATGCATTGGTACTCAGCAGTTTGTTTACAATCCTTGTATATGTGTTTA
This Homalodisca vitripennis isolate AUS2020 chromosome 3, UT_GWSS_2.1, whole genome shotgun sequence DNA region includes the following protein-coding sequences:
- the LOC124356887 gene encoding uncharacterized protein LOC124356887; translation: MVCNWSPDPPRDIDDHMFVPSQVMTVESDDSDEETLGNAPPGYELLPQGPAVGLSSEEEEESDSETSGSVAVTVSSSRQPSEVPSTSDALARRRSEVEEVDRLYSTPALRPEIAVDCDEVRAAMSGFSLPPSAFPPWATGVPEAEWATVLTQHIQRIQSGHNSSDTPHS